From Saprospiraceae bacterium, one genomic window encodes:
- a CDS encoding RluA family pseudouridine synthase yields MTEIPLIVFEDKHLMVLDKPAGMVCEAGQKANKLSVQQWVLEHFITSGQKAKNLIAGICHRLDKPVSGLMVVAKKPSSLKELNLMFQRKLVHKYYHALVEADASAIPLHPSLFLLKDEKIVKAIVKDQPATGYKTIKSEFECIEHNAEYSVLKIRIYTGRFHQIRSSLSFLGFPVWNDQLYGAKYRSDIAGIGLQATRLDFVHPISREPMSFSIENRLKHQFID; encoded by the coding sequence ATGACAGAAATCCCCCTTATTGTATTTGAAGACAAACACCTGATGGTTTTAGATAAACCAGCAGGAATGGTTTGTGAAGCTGGACAAAAAGCAAATAAGCTGAGTGTCCAACAATGGGTATTAGAACATTTTATAACCTCGGGGCAGAAAGCCAAAAATCTGATCGCAGGCATTTGCCATCGTTTGGATAAACCTGTTTCGGGTTTGATGGTGGTGGCCAAAAAACCTTCTTCATTGAAAGAATTGAATCTCATGTTTCAGAGAAAACTAGTGCATAAGTATTACCATGCATTGGTGGAAGCAGATGCCTCTGCCATTCCTTTACATCCATCTCTTTTCCTTTTGAAAGATGAAAAAATTGTCAAAGCCATTGTAAAGGACCAGCCGGCGACTGGTTATAAAACCATCAAATCAGAATTCGAATGTATTGAACACAATGCAGAATACTCCGTGCTTAAAATAAGAATTTATACGGGTCGTTTTCATCAAATACGGTCTTCCCTGTCCTTCTTGGGGTTTCCGGTTTGGAATGATCAATTGTATGGCGCAAAATACCGATCAGACATTGCGGGCATAGGATTGCAAGCAACCAGATTGGATTTTGTTCATCCGATTTCCAGAGAACCCATGTCGTTTAGTATTGAGAATAGGCTAAAACACCAATTTATTGATTGA
- a CDS encoding biotin/lipoyl-binding protein encodes MSKRKVLVEGQEIEIDDSILKDLDVQKQGLDGFHLIFQNHSMNARLVSISLEDRIVHLKVGNKSYLCKIGRPMDDVIAQLNFNKSNGRAEKNILAPMAGLILEIHVREGQEIFKGDKLITLEAMKMENVIRAPKDGQLDSIYIEKAAKVDKGQRLLSFK; translated from the coding sequence ATGTCAAAGCGGAAGGTATTGGTCGAAGGGCAGGAAATTGAAATAGATGACTCCATTTTGAAAGATTTAGATGTTCAAAAGCAAGGATTGGATGGATTTCATTTAATCTTTCAGAACCATTCAATGAATGCAAGACTGGTATCTATATCTTTGGAAGACCGAATAGTCCATCTAAAAGTTGGCAACAAATCCTATTTATGTAAAATAGGGAGGCCCATGGATGATGTGATAGCTCAACTCAATTTTAATAAATCCAATGGAAGGGCTGAAAAAAACATTCTTGCTCCAATGGCTGGATTGATTCTGGAAATTCACGTCAGAGAAGGGCAGGAAATTTTCAAAGGGGATAAGCTGATTACATTGGAAGCAATGAAAATGGAAAATGTCATTCGGGCACCCAAAGATGGTCAGTTGGACTCAATTTATATTGAGAAAGCTGCTAAGGTGGATAAAGGACAAAGGCTTTTGAGTTTTAAGTAA